The following proteins come from a genomic window of Achromobacter deleyi:
- a CDS encoding riboflavin synthase subunit alpha translates to MFTGIVQGTAKIAKIADREGLRTFTLAFPEGFCQDLAIGASVSTDGVCLTVTEILDANQATFDVMLQSLAITTLGSYQEGDRANVERAARDGAEIGGHPLSGHVDFTSEVVMVKSSDTNRLMRFSIPEAFRKYVFAKGYIAINGASLTVSEVNRAEGWFEVWLIPETRRMTVFEDKQVGDRVNIEIERSTQVVVDTVRETVQESLGRLQPLLEAILKEKGLTLEDFVSPQGKLK, encoded by the coding sequence ATGTTCACCGGTATTGTTCAAGGCACCGCGAAGATCGCGAAAATCGCGGATCGCGAAGGCCTGCGCACGTTTACGCTGGCGTTTCCCGAGGGCTTCTGCCAGGACCTGGCGATCGGCGCCAGCGTCTCGACCGACGGCGTCTGCCTGACGGTCACCGAAATCCTCGACGCCAACCAGGCCACCTTCGATGTCATGCTGCAAAGCCTGGCCATCACCACGCTGGGCAGCTACCAGGAAGGCGACCGCGCCAACGTCGAGCGCGCGGCCAGGGACGGCGCCGAGATCGGCGGCCATCCGCTGTCGGGCCACGTCGACTTCACCTCGGAAGTGGTGATGGTGAAGTCGTCGGACACCAATCGCCTGATGCGCTTCAGCATCCCCGAGGCCTTCCGCAAGTACGTGTTCGCCAAGGGCTACATCGCCATCAACGGCGCCAGCCTGACGGTGTCCGAAGTGAACCGCGCCGAGGGCTGGTTCGAAGTCTGGCTGATCCCCGAGACCCGCCGCATGACGGTGTTCGAGGACAAGCAGGTGGGCGACCGCGTCAACATCGAGATCGAGCGCAGCACCCAGGTGGTGGTGGACACCGTGCGCGAGACCGTCCAGGAAAGCCTGGGCCGCCTGCAGCCGCTGCTGGAAGCCATCCTCAAGGAAAAAGGGCTGACGCTGGAAGATTTCGTCAGCCCGCAGGGCAAGCTCAAGTAA